Proteins encoded by one window of Dietzia sp. B32:
- a CDS encoding TetR/AcrR family transcriptional regulator, with amino-acid sequence MTTSRTRAEQKRHTRALIVEAGRNGVATRGFTGLVVRELAREAGIVPTAFYRHFESVDDLASELASGAADTLGSFIDELISPATSDPADDWPRLASVAATRDPQTWAMLARGLVDTGHPDHRVLAAAVDSARRRLGISLGRLETLAGADGASIDIAADLVVVVLLRALIEMADGHDPRTAVDECSGRLRVILAGAAAGA; translated from the coding sequence GTGACGACCTCCAGGACCCGCGCGGAACAGAAACGGCACACCCGTGCACTCATCGTCGAGGCGGGCCGGAACGGGGTGGCCACGCGCGGCTTCACGGGGCTCGTCGTCCGTGAGCTCGCGCGCGAGGCGGGCATCGTTCCCACGGCCTTCTACCGGCACTTCGAGTCAGTCGATGACCTCGCCTCGGAACTCGCGTCCGGTGCGGCCGACACCCTCGGGTCGTTCATCGACGAGCTGATCTCCCCAGCGACCAGCGACCCGGCCGACGACTGGCCCCGCCTCGCCTCGGTCGCCGCCACCAGGGATCCGCAGACCTGGGCGATGCTCGCACGCGGACTGGTCGACACCGGGCACCCCGACCACCGGGTCCTCGCGGCCGCCGTCGACTCCGCCCGCCGACGGCTGGGGATCAGCCTGGGCCGGCTCGAGACGCTCGCCGGAGCGGACGGCGCCTCCATCGACATCGCGGCCGACCTCGTCGTCGTCGTGCTCCTCCGCGCTCTCATCGAGATGGCGGACGGCCACGACCCCCGCACCGCGGTCGACGAGTGCTCCGGGCGGTTGAGGGTCATCCTGGCCGGAGCCGCAGCCGGAGCGTGA
- a CDS encoding C40 family peptidase, with protein sequence MIADALAYAGPIKQILDLLSAEEFVPDEAQNIMRPVSDGLGAAQQLGPPLERLLSESWDSLASLGAAHSIAEVGRTMGALGESAAEIARVTAVAAEIVVRGTVEVIGIVQQFLARAAAMGPALLTPPGQAALLGLAAEHLARGIQVAERVQSELRVPTAEMRAIAAGIPPAPRMPGAIGADSGTGGAINASTVAYTGSGPGAISTAVGGASGGGASGGAAGGAFDGGSSGGAAESAAGPGRAPGSAGSGGAGGAGGAGSGMIGGGTEVTLPDGSVANAPNEQAAGAVRNALSQQGVPYVWGGTTPGQGLDCSGLTQWAYGDAGVEIPRLAQEQGVGVQVSARDLMPGDLLVWDGHVAMFIGNGQIVEAGDPVAVSGLRTDNIGMTFHGFYRPTGG encoded by the coding sequence CGGAGGAGTTCGTCCCCGACGAGGCGCAGAACATCATGAGACCGGTCAGCGACGGGTTGGGGGCGGCCCAGCAGCTGGGCCCGCCTCTGGAGCGCCTGTTGTCCGAGTCGTGGGACTCCCTGGCCTCCCTGGGTGCCGCGCACTCGATCGCCGAGGTGGGTCGGACGATGGGGGCGCTCGGTGAGTCCGCGGCGGAGATAGCACGGGTCACCGCCGTGGCCGCGGAGATCGTGGTCCGTGGGACGGTCGAGGTGATCGGGATCGTGCAGCAGTTCCTCGCCCGCGCCGCCGCCATGGGCCCGGCTCTGCTCACCCCGCCGGGACAGGCCGCCCTGCTCGGACTGGCCGCCGAGCACCTGGCGCGGGGGATCCAGGTGGCCGAGCGGGTGCAGTCCGAGCTCAGGGTGCCGACCGCCGAGATGCGGGCCATCGCCGCCGGCATCCCCCCGGCGCCCCGCATGCCGGGTGCGATCGGTGCCGATTCCGGCACGGGGGGCGCGATCAACGCCTCGACGGTGGCCTACACCGGGTCCGGGCCGGGCGCGATCTCCACCGCCGTCGGCGGCGCGTCCGGGGGTGGGGCTTCCGGCGGTGCGGCGGGCGGTGCGTTCGACGGCGGCTCGTCGGGCGGCGCGGCGGAGAGCGCCGCGGGGCCCGGCAGGGCACCGGGATCCGCGGGATCCGGTGGTGCCGGTGGTGCCGGTGGTGCCGGCTCCGGGATGATCGGCGGCGGCACCGAGGTGACCCTGCCCGACGGCTCGGTCGCCAACGCCCCCAACGAGCAGGCCGCCGGGGCTGTCCGCAACGCGCTCAGCCAGCAGGGCGTGCCGTACGTGTGGGGCGGCACCACGCCCGGGCAGGGGCTGGACTGCAGCGGCCTGACGCAGTGGGCGTACGGGGACGCGGGTGTGGAGATCCCCCGCCTGGCCCAGGAACAGGGGGTGGGCGTCCAGGTGTCCGCCCGGGACCTCATGCCCGGTGACCTCCTCGTGTGGGACGGTCACGTCGCCATGTTCATCGGCAACGGGCAGATCGTGGAGGCCGGGGACCCCGTAGCGGTCTCCGGCCTGCGCACCGACAATATCGGCATGACCTTCCACGGGTTCTATCGCCCGACCGGCGGATGA
- a CDS encoding D-alanyl-D-alanine carboxypeptidase family protein, whose translation MTSIRRRPAQRAAGLVIAALVALAPLALAGPVTAVEPAADLPLTEPPPAAVLPSTTSPEYFDTPRDLTGCPYRTTPPAPVDESEVPLPGRTAPAPPPVPDTPPGGDALAGCEVVAPDGFRIPQDVTASAWLLSDLDTGEIVAAKDPHGRYRPASLIKTLLAAVALDALDEDRIVEVADADLEGAEGSLVGVGPGGEYTVGRLVSGLLMASGNDAAVVLAHQMGGIERTLAAMNAHATALGARSTHVATVNGLDGPGMMSTAYDMSLIFRDAMTRPAFAEIVATQSTGFPGYPAGEGAEPPDPAAAPANTGPTLRADGVMINPGFVLGNDNQLLFNYPGAIGGKTGFTDDARHTFIGAAERDGRRLAVVLLDGTRVPSSPWQQAAALLDAGFAAGDADPVGVLEAGRQDSTDDATEHLAGGLGTVEGQEVATVGGSVFERYGTVLALGAAGLVVVAGAALTLRARN comes from the coding sequence GTGACCAGCATCCGACGACGGCCCGCCCAGCGAGCGGCCGGTCTCGTGATCGCAGCCCTCGTCGCTCTGGCGCCGCTGGCACTTGCAGGTCCCGTCACGGCGGTGGAGCCCGCAGCGGACCTCCCGCTGACCGAGCCGCCGCCGGCCGCGGTGTTGCCGTCGACCACGTCGCCCGAGTACTTCGACACCCCACGCGACCTCACCGGGTGCCCCTACCGCACCACGCCTCCCGCCCCCGTCGACGAGTCCGAGGTCCCGCTGCCCGGCCGGACGGCCCCGGCCCCTCCCCCGGTGCCCGACACTCCACCGGGTGGTGACGCACTCGCGGGCTGCGAGGTCGTGGCGCCCGACGGCTTCCGGATCCCGCAGGACGTCACCGCGAGCGCGTGGCTGCTCTCCGACCTGGACACCGGCGAGATCGTGGCCGCGAAGGACCCGCACGGCCGATACCGTCCGGCCAGCCTGATCAAGACGCTGCTCGCCGCTGTCGCCCTCGACGCGCTCGACGAGGACCGGATCGTCGAGGTCGCCGATGCGGACCTCGAGGGCGCCGAGGGCAGCCTCGTGGGTGTCGGTCCTGGGGGCGAGTACACCGTGGGGCGGCTCGTCAGCGGCCTGCTGATGGCCTCCGGCAATGATGCCGCCGTGGTGCTGGCGCACCAGATGGGCGGCATCGAGCGCACGCTCGCCGCGATGAACGCCCACGCCACCGCGCTGGGGGCGCGCAGCACCCATGTCGCCACCGTGAACGGGCTCGACGGCCCGGGGATGATGTCCACGGCCTACGACATGTCGCTGATCTTCCGCGACGCGATGACCCGCCCCGCGTTCGCCGAGATCGTCGCCACGCAGTCCACCGGCTTCCCCGGGTACCCCGCCGGGGAGGGTGCGGAGCCACCGGATCCCGCGGCGGCCCCTGCGAACACCGGCCCGACTCTCCGTGCGGACGGCGTCATGATCAATCCCGGATTCGTGCTGGGCAACGACAATCAGCTGCTCTTCAACTACCCCGGTGCGATCGGTGGCAAGACCGGCTTCACCGACGACGCCCGGCACACCTTCATCGGCGCGGCCGAGCGGGACGGGCGGAGGCTCGCGGTGGTCCTGCTCGACGGCACGCGCGTCCCCAGCTCGCCGTGGCAACAGGCGGCGGCACTTCTGGACGCGGGCTTCGCGGCGGGTGACGCGGACCCGGTCGGCGTACTCGAGGCCGGCCGACAGGACTCGACCGACGACGCGACCGAACACCTGGCGGGCGGGCTCGGCACGGTGGAAGGGCAGGAGGTGGCGACCGTCGGCGGCTCGGTGTTCGAGCGCTACGGCACCGTGCTGGCTCTGGGCGCGGCGGGACTCGTCGTGGTGGCCGGGGCGGCCCTCACGCTGCGGGCGCGAAACTGA
- the sdhC gene encoding succinate dehydrogenase, cytochrome b556 subunit: MSTAQAPARPAPTKKLNLYKGDPGMWSWVAHRISGVAIFFFLFVHVLDTALVTVSPESYNAVIDTYKSPIVGLMEIGLVALVLFHALNGLRIVLIDFWSKGAKYQRQMLWAVLAIWVVVFAAATARLLFLLFQHL, from the coding sequence ATGAGTACTGCGCAGGCGCCGGCGCGTCCGGCCCCCACAAAGAAGCTCAACCTCTACAAGGGTGACCCGGGGATGTGGTCCTGGGTCGCGCACCGCATCTCGGGCGTCGCGATCTTCTTCTTCCTCTTCGTCCACGTGCTCGACACCGCTCTCGTCACGGTGAGCCCGGAGAGCTACAACGCGGTCATCGACACGTACAAGTCCCCGATCGTCGGCCTCATGGAGATCGGCCTGGTCGCGCTCGTGCTCTTCCACGCACTCAACGGTCTCCGGATCGTCCTCATCGACTTCTGGTCGAAGGGTGCCAAGTACCAGCGCCAGATGCTGTGGGCGGTCCTGGCGATCTGGGTCGTGGTGTTCGCCGCGGCCACCGCCCGCCTCCTCTTCCTTCTCTTCCAGCACCTCTAA
- a CDS encoding cytidine deaminase: MPDDETAAQRNALVDSLTEAAVGAARGAYRPYSGLGVGAAALAIGPDAGSPAGAADGRVRIVVGCNVENASYGLTLCAECSLVSDLHRTGGGRLLELVVVSHTGEPLAPCGRCRQLLHEHGGPGLVVHTARGAVRLGELLPDAFGPEDLR; encoded by the coding sequence GTGCCTGACGACGAAACCGCAGCACAACGCAACGCGCTTGTCGACAGCCTCACCGAGGCCGCCGTGGGGGCCGCCCGGGGCGCCTACCGTCCGTACTCGGGGCTGGGGGTGGGTGCGGCCGCGTTGGCGATCGGCCCGGACGCGGGGTCACCCGCCGGGGCAGCAGACGGGCGGGTGCGGATCGTCGTCGGGTGCAACGTCGAGAACGCCTCCTACGGTCTGACCCTGTGCGCAGAGTGCTCTCTCGTCTCCGACCTCCACCGCACCGGCGGCGGGAGACTGCTCGAGCTCGTCGTCGTCTCCCACACCGGGGAACCCCTCGCGCCCTGCGGGCGCTGCCGCCAACTGCTCCACGAACACGGCGGCCCCGGGCTCGTGGTCCACACCGCGCGCGGCGCGGTGCGTCTCGGCGAGCTCCTCCCGGATGCCTTCGGACCGGAGGACCTGAGGTGA
- a CDS encoding YbaB/EbfC family nucleoid-associated protein: protein MSGGGLDVEAFLDRLRGIAAEWESAHDQLETLRVTVTSRDHLATATADSGGTVVDLVLAPGLRRHGSEAVSASILEATSDAVGQANARRAELVSGSVALAVSGRKRAAEDAAREHTDPAPAGRGTG from the coding sequence GTGAGCGGTGGCGGGCTGGACGTCGAGGCGTTCCTCGATCGCCTGCGGGGGATCGCGGCGGAGTGGGAGTCGGCCCACGACCAGCTGGAGACGCTGCGGGTGACGGTGACCAGCCGGGACCACCTCGCCACCGCCACGGCCGACTCCGGCGGGACGGTGGTGGACCTCGTGCTGGCGCCCGGGTTGCGCAGGCACGGCTCCGAGGCGGTGTCGGCGTCGATCCTCGAGGCCACATCGGATGCCGTGGGGCAGGCCAACGCGCGTCGCGCGGAGCTCGTCTCGGGATCCGTCGCCCTCGCCGTGAGCGGTCGCAAGCGCGCCGCCGAGGACGCCGCCCGCGAGCACACAGACCCCGCCCCGGCGGGCCGTGGCACCGGCTGA
- a CDS encoding thymidine phosphorylase, protein MTARHDAVRIIEAKRDGRELDDDEIDWMVDGFTRGVVAPEQMSALAMAICFRGMTDREISRWTTAMVDSGTRMDLSGLTRGGVVVPTVDKHSTGGVGDAITLVLTPLLATWDVAVPQLSGRGLGHTGGTLDKLESIPGWRADLDTDEMRSVLSRTGAVICAAGADLAPADRALYALRDVTGTVASIPMIAASIMSKKIAEGTGALVLDVKYGSGAFLPDPAEAAELARVMVGIGAASGVRTSALVTANHTPLGRAVGNALEVAECLEILAGGGPDDMVDLTCELAREALAAVGISDADPRARLGDGRAMDSYRAMISAQGGDPDAPLPRAAHTEQIRAATTGPLRWDALGVGRASWLSGAGRTRPGEAIDPAAGVVLHRVEGDHVHAGEVVATVHAGDEGRLPAALDELAAALGTGADRGPAGAVTGRRRGW, encoded by the coding sequence GTGACCGCGCGCCACGACGCCGTGCGGATCATCGAGGCCAAGAGGGACGGGCGGGAGCTCGACGACGACGAGATCGACTGGATGGTCGACGGGTTCACCCGCGGGGTGGTCGCACCCGAGCAGATGTCGGCGCTCGCGATGGCGATCTGCTTCCGGGGGATGACCGACCGGGAGATCTCCCGGTGGACCACGGCGATGGTGGACTCCGGGACCCGGATGGACCTGTCCGGCCTCACGCGCGGCGGCGTGGTGGTTCCCACGGTCGACAAGCACTCCACCGGCGGGGTGGGCGACGCGATCACGCTCGTGTTGACGCCGCTGCTGGCCACCTGGGACGTGGCCGTTCCCCAGCTGTCGGGACGAGGTCTCGGCCACACCGGTGGCACGCTGGACAAGCTCGAGTCGATCCCGGGTTGGCGAGCGGACCTTGACACGGACGAGATGCGGTCCGTGCTGTCGCGGACCGGGGCGGTGATCTGCGCGGCCGGGGCCGATCTCGCGCCCGCCGACCGCGCGCTCTACGCGCTGCGGGACGTCACCGGGACCGTCGCGTCCATCCCGATGATCGCCGCGTCCATCATGAGCAAGAAGATCGCCGAGGGCACCGGGGCCCTGGTTCTGGACGTGAAATACGGCTCGGGTGCGTTCCTGCCCGACCCCGCCGAGGCCGCCGAGCTGGCACGGGTGATGGTGGGGATCGGCGCCGCCTCCGGGGTCCGGACCAGCGCGCTGGTCACGGCCAACCACACCCCGCTGGGCCGGGCGGTGGGCAACGCGCTCGAGGTGGCCGAGTGCCTCGAGATCCTCGCCGGCGGCGGGCCGGACGACATGGTCGATCTGACCTGTGAGCTGGCGCGCGAGGCGCTCGCGGCGGTGGGGATCTCGGACGCCGACCCGCGGGCCCGGCTGGGCGACGGTCGGGCGATGGATTCCTACCGGGCGATGATCTCCGCCCAGGGCGGGGACCCGGACGCACCGCTGCCCAGGGCTGCCCACACCGAGCAGATCCGGGCCGCCACGACGGGCCCGCTCCGGTGGGACGCGCTCGGGGTGGGGCGAGCCTCGTGGCTCTCCGGGGCGGGTCGGACCCGCCCGGGGGAGGCTATCGACCCGGCCGCCGGGGTGGTGCTGCACCGCGTCGAGGGCGACCACGTCCACGCGGGCGAGGTGGTGGCCACCGTGCACGCCGGCGACGAGGGACGTCTACCCGCCGCGCTCGACGAGCTGGCGGCGGCGTTGGGGACGGGCGCTGATCGCGGACCCGCCGGCGCGGTGACCGGGCGCCGGCGCGGCTGGTGA
- the sdhA gene encoding succinate dehydrogenase flavoprotein subunit, translated as MTDRQVHQHQYDVVIVGAGGAGMRAAIESGPRTRTAVLTKLYPTRSHTGAAQGGMCAALANVEEDNWEWHTFDTVKGGDYLVDQDAAEIMAKEAITAVIDLENMGLPFNRTPEGKIDQRRFGGHTRDHGKAPVRRACYAADRTGHMILQTLYQNCIKHKVEFFNEFYVLDLCLTETPEGPVATGCVAYELASGDLHVFHSKATVFATGGSGRMYKTTSNAHTLTGDGMAVVFRKGLPLEDMEFHQFHPTGLAGLGILISEAVRGEGGILRNADGERFMERYAPTIKDLAPRDIVARSMVLEVREGRGAGPNKDYVYIDVTHLGADVLEEKLPDITEFSRTYLGVDPVTELVPVFPTCHYVMGGIPTNIQGEVLRNSNDVVPGLYAAGECACVSVHGSNRLGTNSLLDINVFGRRAGIAAAEYAAAHEFVELPDEPEKMVRDWMESMLAPHGSENAADIRSEMQAMMDDKASVFRNEQSLTEARDELRALKARYADVTVSDKGKRFNTELLEAVELGFLLELAEVTVVCALNREESRGGHSREDFPDRNDADYMKHTMAYKETGLDLLSEIRLDWKPVVQTRYEPMERKY; from the coding sequence ATGACCGATCGTCAGGTCCACCAGCATCAGTACGACGTCGTGATCGTCGGCGCCGGCGGCGCAGGCATGCGCGCGGCCATCGAGTCGGGCCCGCGTACCCGTACCGCGGTCCTCACCAAGCTCTACCCCACCCGCTCCCACACCGGCGCCGCCCAGGGCGGCATGTGCGCCGCCCTCGCGAACGTCGAGGAGGACAACTGGGAGTGGCACACGTTCGACACGGTCAAGGGCGGCGACTACCTCGTCGACCAGGACGCCGCGGAGATCATGGCCAAGGAGGCCATCACCGCCGTCATCGACCTGGAGAACATGGGCCTGCCGTTCAACCGCACGCCCGAGGGCAAGATCGACCAGCGGCGCTTCGGTGGCCACACCCGTGACCACGGCAAGGCGCCCGTGCGTCGCGCGTGCTACGCCGCCGACCGCACGGGTCACATGATCCTGCAGACCCTGTACCAGAACTGCATCAAGCACAAGGTCGAGTTCTTCAACGAGTTCTACGTCCTCGACCTCTGTCTGACCGAGACCCCGGAGGGCCCCGTGGCCACCGGTTGCGTGGCCTACGAGCTCGCGTCCGGCGACCTCCACGTGTTCCACTCCAAGGCCACGGTGTTCGCCACCGGCGGCTCGGGCCGCATGTACAAGACCACCTCCAACGCCCACACCCTCACCGGTGACGGCATGGCCGTGGTGTTCCGCAAGGGCCTGCCGCTGGAGGACATGGAGTTCCACCAGTTCCACCCGACCGGTCTGGCCGGCCTGGGCATCCTCATCTCGGAGGCCGTCCGAGGCGAGGGCGGCATCCTGCGCAACGCCGACGGCGAGCGCTTCATGGAGCGGTACGCGCCCACCATCAAGGACCTCGCGCCGCGTGACATCGTCGCCCGGTCGATGGTCCTGGAGGTCCGCGAGGGCCGCGGTGCAGGTCCGAACAAGGACTACGTCTACATCGACGTCACCCACCTCGGCGCCGACGTGCTCGAGGAGAAGCTGCCCGACATCACCGAGTTCTCGCGCACCTACCTGGGAGTCGACCCGGTCACCGAGCTCGTCCCGGTGTTCCCCACCTGTCACTACGTCATGGGCGGCATCCCCACCAACATCCAGGGCGAGGTGCTCCGCAACTCGAACGACGTGGTCCCGGGCCTGTACGCCGCCGGCGAGTGCGCCTGCGTGTCCGTGCACGGCTCCAACCGCCTGGGCACCAACTCGCTGCTGGACATCAACGTGTTCGGTCGGCGCGCCGGCATCGCCGCCGCCGAGTACGCGGCCGCCCACGAGTTCGTGGAGCTGCCCGACGAGCCCGAGAAGATGGTGCGCGACTGGATGGAGAGCATGCTGGCTCCCCACGGTTCGGAGAACGCCGCCGACATCCGTAGCGAGATGCAGGCCATGATGGACGACAAGGCGTCGGTGTTCCGCAACGAGCAGTCGCTCACCGAGGCCCGTGACGAGCTGCGCGCCCTCAAGGCCCGCTACGCCGACGTCACGGTCAGCGACAAGGGCAAACGTTTCAACACCGAGCTCCTGGAGGCCGTCGAACTGGGCTTCCTCCTCGAGCTGGCGGAGGTCACCGTCGTGTGTGCCCTCAACCGCGAGGAGTCCCGCGGCGGCCACTCCCGTGAGGACTTCCCGGACCGTAACGACGCCGACTACATGAAGCACACGATGGCGTACAAGGAGACCGGACTCGATCTGCTCTCCGAGATCCGGCTGGATTGGAAGCCGGTTGTGCAGACCCGCTACGAGCCGATGGAGCGTAAGTACTGA
- a CDS encoding succinate dehydrogenase iron-sulfur subunit, translated as MSSAVDTTKSTDGTTDRPVPPGSTMVTLKIARFNPEDPDSAGWKEYEVPALPSDRLLNLLMYVKNYIDGSLAFRRSCAHGVCGSDAMLINGVNRLACKVLMKDMLPKDGKSITITVAPIRGLPVEKDLYVDMEPFFKSFRDVMPYLITSGNQPTAERIQSPTDRARFDDTTKCILCACCTTSCPVFWADGSYFGPAAIVNAHRFIFDSRDEGAAERLEILNDAEGVWRCRTTFNCTDACPRGIQVTQAIQEVKRALLFAR; from the coding sequence ATGAGTTCCGCAGTCGACACCACCAAGTCCACGGACGGCACCACCGACCGCCCGGTCCCCCCCGGCTCGACCATGGTCACGCTGAAGATCGCCCGGTTCAACCCGGAGGATCCGGACTCGGCCGGCTGGAAGGAGTACGAGGTCCCGGCCCTGCCGTCCGACCGCCTACTCAACCTGCTGATGTACGTGAAGAACTACATCGACGGCTCGCTCGCGTTCCGTCGGTCGTGCGCCCACGGCGTCTGCGGGTCCGACGCCATGCTCATCAACGGCGTCAACCGACTGGCGTGCAAGGTCCTCATGAAGGACATGCTCCCCAAGGACGGCAAGTCCATCACCATCACGGTTGCCCCGATCCGCGGGCTGCCGGTGGAGAAGGACCTGTACGTCGACATGGAGCCGTTCTTCAAGTCGTTCCGTGACGTCATGCCGTACCTCATCACCTCCGGCAACCAGCCGACCGCCGAGCGCATCCAGTCGCCGACGGACCGCGCCCGCTTCGACGACACCACCAAGTGCATCCTCTGTGCCTGCTGCACGACCTCCTGCCCCGTGTTCTGGGCCGACGGGTCGTACTTCGGGCCGGCGGCGATCGTCAACGCGCACCGGTTCATCTTCGACTCCCGTGACGAGGGCGCAGCCGAGCGGCTGGAGATCCTCAACGACGCCGAGGGCGTGTGGCGCTGCCGCACCACCTTCAACTGCACCGACGCGTGCCCCCGTGGCATCCAGGTGACCCAGGCGATCCAGGAGGTCAAGCGCGCACTGCTGTTCGCGCGCTGA
- a CDS encoding succinate dehydrogenase hydrophobic membrane anchor subunit: MADAPVLQTSYDRPASLAQPRSPRLRSRGNFERSAWIFMRYSGVALVILTIGHLTVGLMIDEGVHRIDWAYVADRWQSPFWAVWDLLMLWLAMLHGGNGVRTVIADYSRKDSTRFWLNSILFVATGLVLVLGTYAIFGLAYDI, from the coding sequence ATGGCAGACGCACCTGTTCTCCAGACGTCCTACGACCGGCCGGCCTCCCTGGCGCAGCCGCGCTCGCCCCGCCTGCGCTCGCGCGGCAACTTCGAACGCTCCGCGTGGATCTTCATGCGCTACTCGGGCGTCGCGCTGGTCATCCTCACGATCGGCCACCTCACCGTCGGCCTGATGATCGACGAGGGCGTCCACCGGATCGACTGGGCGTACGTGGCCGACCGCTGGCAGAGCCCGTTCTGGGCCGTGTGGGATCTCCTCATGCTCTGGCTGGCCATGCTCCACGGCGGCAACGGTGTCCGCACCGTCATCGCGGACTACTCGCGCAAGGACTCGACCCGGTTCTGGCTCAACTCGATCCTGTTCGTCGCCACCGGCCTCGTCCTGGTCCTGGGCACCTACGCCATCTTCGGCCTCGCCTACGACATCTGA
- a CDS encoding primosomal protein: MAKDIVPIELGLPEGDVTTLWAPSWREDNDDWEAFLGLDEDLYAFDSTAELLALVRSGAEHDLQDHPSWEEFAGSDVLAFRAAEENCYDLVGVLELLGDDPTESSVDEIDQSFAIARSIGEVCELDTVTKFFNGNPVLASVTHGMDEFYGRDGLKLWKSIRKTVAKGWDDVLDAIQDVMTTPEIDRAEVERARRDLETAEAALPEPEPEPEPEPEPAPTGYPEGSLWESVGIDPVRIVFADQEYLSLRCYLGDRPVFLGDGDQVYVFTSARGLSRFLADNDDATLSRVATYERVKMAATDGSLDVHVTDDNAYVLAGLDRDIEVGPDMVDSEQLGLAVELVTDLANYVGDAELEAAVTGRGSSLRRYLHYVLNPDDAKLLEPTAPYDDEASEWRDLVDDVEKLVTTPDIA, from the coding sequence ATGGCCAAGGACATCGTCCCGATCGAGCTCGGTCTCCCGGAGGGAGACGTCACGACCCTCTGGGCACCCAGTTGGCGGGAGGACAACGACGACTGGGAGGCGTTCCTCGGACTGGACGAGGACCTCTACGCGTTCGACTCGACGGCCGAGCTCCTCGCGCTGGTCCGCAGCGGGGCGGAGCACGATCTGCAGGACCACCCGTCGTGGGAGGAGTTCGCCGGATCGGACGTGCTCGCCTTCCGCGCCGCCGAGGAGAACTGCTACGACCTCGTCGGCGTCCTCGAGCTCCTCGGGGACGATCCGACCGAGTCGTCGGTCGACGAGATCGACCAGTCCTTCGCGATCGCCCGCTCGATCGGCGAGGTGTGCGAGCTGGACACCGTCACCAAGTTCTTCAACGGCAACCCCGTACTCGCGTCCGTCACCCACGGCATGGACGAATTCTACGGCCGGGACGGACTCAAGCTGTGGAAGTCCATCCGGAAGACGGTCGCCAAGGGCTGGGACGACGTCCTCGACGCCATCCAGGACGTCATGACCACCCCGGAGATCGACCGCGCCGAGGTCGAGCGTGCCCGTCGCGACCTCGAGACCGCGGAGGCCGCACTGCCCGAACCCGAGCCGGAGCCCGAGCCGGAGCCCGAGCCCGCCCCGACCGGTTACCCCGAGGGCTCGCTCTGGGAGAGCGTGGGGATCGACCCCGTCAGGATCGTGTTCGCCGACCAGGAGTACCTGAGCCTGCGTTGCTACCTCGGCGACCGGCCGGTCTTCCTCGGCGACGGCGACCAGGTGTACGTGTTCACCAGCGCGCGCGGCCTGTCGCGCTTCCTGGCGGACAACGACGACGCGACGCTCAGCCGGGTCGCGACCTACGAACGCGTCAAGATGGCCGCGACCGACGGCAGCCTGGACGTCCACGTCACCGACGACAACGCCTACGTCCTGGCCGGCCTGGACCGCGACATCGAGGTCGGGCCGGACATGGTGGACTCCGAGCAGCTCGGCCTGGCGGTGGAACTCGTCACCGACCTGGCGAACTACGTCGGCGACGCCGAGCTCGAAGCCGCGGTGACCGGCCGCGGATCATCGCTGCGGCGGTACCTGCACTACGTGCTCAATCCCGACGACGCCAAGCTGCTCGAGCCCACCGCGCCGTACGACGACGAGGCGTCCGAGTGGCGAGATCTGGTCGACGACGTGGAGAAGCTCGTGACGACGCCCGACATCGCCTGA